In a genomic window of Taylorella equigenitalis ATCC 35865:
- a CDS encoding ferritin-like domain-containing protein gives MSSLRRLALKALEERNIENKCELTLAIKEDIATLEISEILIPEYDIPGKPDKPELIDPKEVMHRSAGSVAGRASLLHSIAHIEFNAINLALDIVWRFAGMPKQFYLDWLQVAKEEVFHFNLVSTHLKTLNMQYGDLPAHSGLWDICSKTSNDIKARLALVPVTLEARGLDVNPGMQDKLKQAGDIKAVEILEIILRDEIGHVRFGTKWFNYACEVEGLDPLETYKKLLDTYGMKKPKGPFNINGRKDAGFTEATLNWLNN, from the coding sequence ATGTCTTCTTTACGTAGGCTTGCACTTAAAGCTTTAGAGGAACGGAACATAGAAAATAAATGCGAGCTTACATTAGCTATTAAAGAGGACATTGCCACCCTAGAAATATCTGAAATTTTAATTCCTGAGTATGATATTCCAGGCAAACCAGATAAACCGGAACTAATCGACCCTAAAGAGGTTATGCATAGATCTGCTGGTTCAGTTGCTGGTAGAGCTAGTCTTCTGCATTCTATTGCACATATTGAATTTAATGCTATTAATTTAGCACTTGATATAGTATGGCGTTTTGCTGGCATGCCTAAACAGTTTTATTTAGATTGGCTTCAGGTAGCTAAAGAGGAAGTTTTCCACTTTAATTTAGTTAGTACACATTTAAAAACACTAAATATGCAGTATGGGGATTTGCCAGCTCATAGTGGACTGTGGGATATATGTTCGAAAACCTCAAATGATATTAAAGCAAGATTGGCTTTAGTACCAGTTACACTTGAAGCACGTGGTCTTGATGTTAACCCTGGTATGCAGGATAAATTAAAACAAGCGGGAGACATCAAAGCTGTAGAGATTTTAGAAATTATTTTGAGAGATGAAATTGGGCATGTTAGATTCGGTACAAAGTGGTTTAATTATGCTTGCGAGGTTGAAGGGTTAGACCCTTTAGAAACTTATAAAAAGCTTCTGGATACTTATGGCATGAAAAAACCTAAGGGTCCATTTAATATTAATGGTCGTAAGGATGCAGGTTTTACAGAAGCCACTTTGAATTGGTTGAATAATTAG
- the rnr gene encoding ribonuclease R — protein MVSKKKISTPLDVPNSLALESGIQFDPDVPSREDILKFMREHKKQIGLDALSRHFNLTRESAIQGLAKRLSAMLRDTQLISVRQGYKINDNLDDLITGTVQGHRDGYGFLISDDSEEDIYLPEREMLKVLHGDIVTVRVVGDNRGRPEGAIFEVLERGTTKLVGRILHEQGQWVVVPEDTRIKHDIIIPNSDISKAKHGNVVVTEIVRQPTRYSQPLGKVIEVLGDIDDPGMEIEIAIRKFDVPVLFSDATQKLAKTFPKELRPSDYKDRVDLRDVPFITIDGEDARDFDDAVYAELVNIGSEKRKRMAWRLLVAIADVSHYVKPEDALDKDAQERGTSVYFPRRVIPMLPEVLSNGLCSLNPNVDRLVLVCDMIISESGAKAGEISAYQFYNAVIHSHARTTYTQVWDMIQNESGPNSQKFKHVRPHILDLYQLFNTLYKQRQDRGAIDFDTIETKIISNEMGKIEQIVPFIRNNAHKLIEECMLAANTCAADFIIAKKQQALFRIHEGPTTEKLQSLRDFLKNIGLTLEGGAEPESKHYAKMIELAKARPDFQVIQTLALRSMQQAIYSPDNVGHFGLAYDAYTHFTSPIRRYPDLLVHRVIKGILSKQKYSPKIEGYERVKGEPIKAYEHGVWERLGIQMSAMERRADEASKDVESWLKCWFIRERTGEIFSGKVSSVTSFGLFVTLDTLYVDGLIHISELGADFFQFNESTHELIGERTGKRYKLGDTVHVQVASVNLEARKIDFLPVKGLSYSNVQKELMGMEEGIATQKSFRKKAAKTKPQELKGMTSQQRRAKLKREQREEFKKTNSKKSSRKRKR, from the coding sequence ATGGTATCAAAGAAGAAAATCTCTACTCCTTTGGATGTGCCCAATTCTCTAGCTTTAGAGTCTGGTATTCAATTCGATCCAGATGTGCCTAGTCGCGAAGACATCCTGAAATTTATGCGTGAGCATAAAAAACAAATTGGCTTGGATGCATTATCTAGACATTTCAACTTAACTCGTGAGTCTGCTATACAGGGACTAGCTAAAAGGCTCTCTGCTATGCTTCGGGATACTCAACTTATATCTGTTCGACAGGGTTATAAAATTAACGATAATCTTGATGACCTTATCACGGGCACAGTTCAAGGTCATAGAGATGGGTATGGTTTTTTAATATCCGATGACTCGGAGGAGGATATTTATCTACCAGAAAGAGAGATGCTTAAGGTGCTTCATGGGGATATAGTCACCGTCAGAGTAGTTGGTGATAATCGTGGACGACCAGAAGGTGCTATTTTTGAGGTTCTTGAAAGGGGTACTACAAAATTAGTAGGTAGGATTCTTCATGAACAAGGACAATGGGTTGTTGTACCAGAAGATACACGTATTAAGCATGACATTATCATTCCTAATAGTGACATTTCGAAAGCAAAACACGGAAATGTGGTGGTCACTGAAATCGTTAGGCAGCCAACTAGGTATTCACAACCCTTAGGAAAAGTAATAGAAGTTTTAGGTGATATTGACGATCCTGGCATGGAGATTGAAATTGCAATTCGCAAATTTGATGTGCCTGTTTTGTTTTCTGATGCTACTCAAAAGTTAGCAAAAACCTTCCCTAAAGAACTTCGTCCTTCTGATTATAAAGACAGGGTCGATCTTAGAGATGTGCCATTTATTACTATAGATGGTGAGGACGCTCGAGATTTCGACGATGCGGTGTACGCAGAACTTGTTAATATAGGCTCTGAAAAACGTAAACGTATGGCATGGCGATTATTAGTTGCTATTGCCGATGTTTCTCATTATGTAAAACCAGAGGATGCTTTAGATAAAGATGCCCAAGAGCGTGGGACTTCAGTTTATTTTCCAAGACGTGTTATTCCTATGCTTCCAGAGGTGCTATCTAATGGGCTTTGTTCATTAAACCCTAATGTAGATCGTCTTGTGTTAGTGTGCGACATGATCATATCAGAGTCTGGTGCTAAAGCAGGGGAGATCTCAGCTTATCAATTTTATAATGCTGTAATTCACTCTCATGCACGAACTACATATACGCAAGTTTGGGATATGATTCAAAATGAAAGTGGTCCAAATTCGCAGAAATTTAAGCATGTTCGTCCTCATATTCTAGATTTATATCAGTTGTTTAATACCCTATATAAACAAAGACAAGACCGTGGCGCGATAGATTTCGATACTATTGAAACTAAAATCATAAGTAATGAGATGGGCAAAATTGAACAAATAGTTCCTTTTATCAGAAATAACGCCCATAAGCTAATTGAAGAATGCATGCTAGCCGCAAATACATGTGCCGCTGATTTTATTATTGCCAAAAAGCAGCAGGCCCTGTTTCGCATACATGAAGGTCCTACTACAGAGAAACTGCAATCTCTTAGAGATTTCCTGAAGAATATTGGGCTTACTCTTGAAGGTGGAGCCGAACCAGAAAGTAAACATTACGCCAAGATGATAGAGTTAGCTAAAGCTAGACCAGACTTTCAAGTTATTCAAACTCTTGCTCTTCGCTCAATGCAACAAGCAATATATAGTCCTGATAATGTCGGACATTTTGGTTTAGCTTATGATGCTTATACACATTTCACATCACCTATAAGACGTTATCCCGATTTGTTAGTTCATAGAGTTATTAAAGGGATACTGTCAAAACAAAAATATAGCCCAAAAATTGAAGGGTATGAAAGAGTTAAAGGTGAACCTATTAAAGCATACGAACATGGCGTATGGGAGAGGCTTGGAATCCAAATGTCGGCTATGGAACGTAGGGCAGATGAAGCTTCTAAAGATGTTGAATCATGGCTTAAGTGTTGGTTTATTAGAGAACGTACTGGTGAAATTTTTAGTGGCAAAGTATCTTCGGTTACGTCCTTTGGGCTTTTTGTCACCCTTGATACTTTATATGTGGATGGTCTTATTCATATCTCTGAACTTGGAGCTGATTTTTTCCAATTTAATGAATCGACTCATGAATTAATAGGAGAAAGAACTGGAAAACGATATAAACTCGGTGACACTGTTCATGTTCAAGTTGCTAGTGTAAATCTGGAAGCTAGAAAAATAGATTTTCTCCCAGTTAAAGGATTAAGCTATTCAAATGTCCAAAAAGAATTAATGGGCATGGAAGAGGGCATTGCCACCCAAAAAAGTTTTAGAAAAAAGGCGGCAAAAACTAAACCCCAAGAACTTAAGGGAATGACATCACAACAAAGACGTGCAAAACTTAAACGCGAACAAAGAGAAGAGTTTAAAAAAACTAATTCAAAAAAATCTTCCCGTAAAAGAAAAAGATAA
- a CDS encoding ABC transporter ATP-binding protein/permease has translation MNWSKELLDSAIWIAKSYVFCIVFLAIVGAIIVKTTTWGRQFWFLARKFFDPKVTNYKYKYYPIIGFAVILLIDLMGVRLGVLFSYWYKNMYDALQKVDENIFWVQMVVFSILAGIHIFRALLAYYLNNRFKIRWRENLNDDLLSKWLNKRSYLRSYYLNEPIDNPDQRIQQDIQSFVGYATDLTLGLLTSVISIIAYTAILWNLSGPIEFHSFTIPKAMVFIIFLYVILTTVLAFKIGHPLIKLNFISEKVNANYRYSLIRIREYAESIAFYAGEKLELSKLKNKFEQVIKIFWDIIFRNLKFQGFNLIVSQASVVIPFIIQAPRFFSGKILLGDMIQTSQSFSALSGSLSFFRESYDTYAAFKAVLDRLTGFYENINKAEKLPEPNLVYDDQKLKLQNVDIYTPSNKLLVKDLNFEVNNGEAYLIQGASGSGKTTLFRCISGLWPYSSGQITVPKDGVLFLSQKPYLPEGSLIDTFFYPNPSKDSDNSMMDKILDMVALPHLKGRLNEVANWSHTLSLGEQQRIALARILINKPKVIFLDEATSAMDEGLEFNMYKMIIEKMSDSKIISVGHRSTLVQHHTHLLTLLGDGNWSLKELNRTV, from the coding sequence ATGAATTGGTCAAAAGAACTTTTAGATAGTGCAATTTGGATAGCAAAATCATATGTATTTTGTATCGTATTCCTCGCCATAGTTGGTGCAATTATAGTTAAAACAACAACATGGGGCAGACAGTTTTGGTTTCTTGCTAGGAAATTCTTTGACCCTAAAGTTACTAATTACAAATATAAATATTATCCGATTATTGGATTTGCAGTTATTTTGTTAATTGATCTTATGGGTGTTCGGCTAGGGGTTCTTTTCTCCTATTGGTACAAAAATATGTATGATGCACTCCAAAAAGTAGACGAAAACATATTTTGGGTTCAAATGGTCGTCTTCTCTATACTAGCAGGCATACACATTTTTAGAGCCTTACTAGCATATTATTTAAATAATCGTTTTAAGATTAGGTGGAGAGAAAATCTCAATGACGACTTGTTGAGTAAGTGGCTTAATAAGAGAAGTTATTTGAGAAGTTATTACCTTAATGAACCTATAGACAATCCCGATCAAAGGATACAACAAGATATTCAATCTTTTGTAGGTTACGCAACAGATTTAACATTAGGACTTTTAACATCAGTTATTTCTATAATCGCCTACACGGCAATTCTATGGAATTTATCAGGACCAATAGAATTTCATAGTTTCACTATTCCTAAAGCGATGGTATTTATCATATTCTTATACGTGATCTTGACTACTGTCCTCGCATTTAAAATTGGTCATCCATTAATTAAATTAAATTTTATTAGCGAAAAAGTTAATGCAAACTATCGTTATTCTCTGATACGAATTAGGGAGTATGCCGAAAGCATTGCTTTTTATGCAGGTGAAAAACTAGAACTTAGTAAGCTTAAAAATAAATTTGAACAAGTTATTAAAATCTTTTGGGATATTATTTTCAGAAATTTGAAATTCCAAGGATTTAATCTAATAGTTTCTCAAGCATCAGTAGTTATTCCATTTATTATCCAAGCCCCACGCTTTTTTAGTGGCAAAATCCTCCTTGGAGACATGATTCAAACTTCTCAGTCTTTTTCTGCTTTAAGTGGGTCTTTATCATTCTTTAGAGAAAGCTATGACACGTACGCAGCTTTTAAAGCAGTTCTCGATCGTCTTACAGGTTTCTATGAAAACATAAATAAAGCAGAGAAACTTCCAGAGCCAAATCTTGTTTATGATGATCAGAAATTAAAACTTCAAAATGTAGATATTTATACACCTTCGAATAAGCTTTTAGTTAAGGATTTAAATTTTGAAGTAAATAATGGTGAAGCTTATCTTATACAGGGTGCTTCAGGCTCAGGTAAAACGACTCTTTTTAGATGCATCTCAGGACTTTGGCCATATAGTTCGGGTCAAATTACTGTTCCTAAAGACGGTGTTCTCTTTCTATCTCAAAAACCTTACTTGCCTGAAGGTTCACTTATAGACACGTTTTTCTATCCCAACCCATCTAAAGATTCAGATAATTCTATGATGGATAAGATTTTGGATATGGTGGCATTGCCACACTTAAAGGGTAGGTTAAATGAAGTCGCAAACTGGTCTCATACTTTGTCTTTAGGTGAGCAACAAAGAATAGCACTTGCTAGGATTCTGATAAATAAACCCAAAGTTATATTTTTGGATGAAGCTACTTCTGCTATGGATGAGGGGCTTGAATTCAACATGTATAAGATGATTATCGAGAAGATGTCTGATTCTAAGATAATTAGTGTTGGTCATAGGTCAACTTTAGTTCAACATCATACGCACTTATTAACTCTTCTTGGAGACGGTAATTGGTCCTTAAAAGAATTGAATCGAACGGTCTAA
- a CDS encoding ExbD/TolR family protein: MAFGSMGSGDGDDSAPLADINVTPLVDVMLVLLIVFMITMPVLTHSIPLQLPVVSSKSDVQPKDPLRLSIDKDGNYALGETTLNSKEELESKLLEAKQDNPEVILAIAADKEVPYEHVAIALSIAKDAGLSKVGFVTQQEDRKPATPNENKTN, from the coding sequence ATGGCTTTTGGATCTATGGGCTCAGGAGATGGAGACGATTCAGCTCCTTTAGCGGATATTAATGTAACTCCGTTGGTGGACGTTATGTTAGTTTTGTTGATTGTTTTTATGATTACAATGCCAGTACTAACGCATTCAATTCCACTTCAGCTACCAGTTGTTTCTTCTAAATCTGATGTGCAACCTAAGGACCCATTACGTCTTTCAATTGATAAAGATGGTAATTACGCTTTAGGTGAAACGACTTTGAATTCAAAGGAAGAGCTGGAATCTAAGCTACTAGAAGCAAAACAAGACAACCCAGAAGTGATTCTAGCTATAGCGGCTGATAAAGAGGTTCCTTATGAGCATGTAGCTATAGCTTTAAGTATTGCGAAAGATGCAGGTTTATCAAAAGTTGGATTTGTAACTCAACAGGAAGATAGAAAACCTGCAACACCTAACGAAAACAAAACAAATTAA
- a CDS encoding TSUP family transporter, which produces MQLVLLFSVGLIAGFIDSIAGGGGLITIPVLMLSNVPLISMLAVNKIQGVAGSSTATLTMIKKRVIKFEDVWKPFLASFVGAAIGAIAIQFFNEKALSIIIPIVLLGIGFYYLLTPSIGSVEVEPRLSESKFNYGVVPGIGFYDGAFGPGTGSFFSLSYILLRGKKIIEATGSAKALNFASNIGSMLVFVIGGHAIWSIAIVMAIGQILGAFLGSLVVISKGATWIRPMVVVMCFLMVAKYLYEQFS; this is translated from the coding sequence ATGCAATTAGTATTACTTTTCTCCGTCGGATTGATTGCTGGTTTTATCGATTCAATTGCTGGAGGTGGGGGTCTAATAACAATTCCTGTCCTTATGCTTTCTAATGTTCCCTTAATTTCTATGTTAGCAGTAAACAAAATTCAAGGTGTAGCTGGATCTTCTACTGCTACTTTGACTATGATAAAGAAAAGGGTGATTAAGTTTGAAGATGTGTGGAAGCCGTTTTTAGCTTCATTTGTAGGAGCTGCTATAGGCGCCATTGCCATACAATTTTTTAATGAAAAGGCTTTGAGTATTATTATCCCGATTGTGTTATTAGGGATCGGTTTTTATTATTTGCTCACACCATCAATCGGCAGTGTTGAGGTAGAACCTAGGCTTTCAGAATCAAAATTCAATTACGGTGTTGTGCCAGGGATTGGGTTTTATGATGGAGCTTTTGGACCTGGAACAGGATCTTTCTTTTCTCTCTCATATATACTTCTTAGAGGTAAAAAAATAATAGAGGCCACAGGTTCAGCAAAAGCTTTAAATTTTGCTAGTAATATCGGATCCATGCTTGTTTTTGTGATCGGAGGGCATGCCATTTGGAGTATCGCAATTGTAATGGCTATTGGGCAAATCTTAGGTGCGTTTTTGGGATCCCTTGTAGTCATAAGCAAAGGAGCTACTTGGATACGTCCCATGGTTGTAGTAATGTGTTTTTTGATGGTTGCAAAATATTTGTACGAGCAATTTTCTTAA
- the rlmB gene encoding 23S rRNA (guanosine(2251)-2'-O)-methyltransferase RlmB, whose product MSNTQILAGFHAVNARIKLAPDSIKEIYFESNRKDSRMRTLLERATELKIKTYAVDSQRLDALAKGIKHQGVLAIASMQQLAVSIDDVLDVINKPALLLILDGVTDPHNLGACLRTADAAGVHAVIAPKDRSVGLNSTVQRVACGAADTVPYIMVTNLARTLRSLKERGIWIIGTTDATEKSVYDIDAKLPTAWVMGAEGDGMRRLTSESCDQLVRIPMLGSVESLNVSVASAVCLYESLRQRSI is encoded by the coding sequence ATGTCAAATACACAAATTCTTGCTGGCTTTCATGCGGTTAATGCCCGAATAAAACTAGCACCAGATTCAATTAAGGAAATTTATTTTGAATCTAATAGAAAAGATTCCCGTATGCGAACGCTACTTGAACGTGCAACGGAACTTAAGATAAAAACATATGCAGTTGATAGTCAAAGATTAGATGCATTGGCAAAAGGTATAAAACATCAAGGCGTTTTGGCAATAGCCTCTATGCAACAATTAGCAGTTTCTATAGATGACGTACTTGATGTTATAAATAAACCTGCTTTGCTTTTGATTTTAGATGGCGTTACGGACCCACATAATTTGGGAGCCTGCCTAAGAACCGCAGATGCGGCTGGTGTGCATGCAGTTATCGCACCAAAAGATAGATCGGTGGGTTTAAATAGTACCGTTCAACGTGTCGCATGTGGTGCTGCAGATACTGTTCCATATATTATGGTTACAAATCTAGCACGGACATTACGTTCTCTAAAAGAAAGAGGAATCTGGATTATAGGAACTACTGATGCTACGGAGAAAAGTGTTTATGATATAGATGCTAAACTTCCAACCGCTTGGGTTATGGGGGCTGAGGGCGATGGTATGCGCAGACTAACGTCCGAGTCTTGTGACCAACTAGTGCGTATTCCTATGTTGGGTTCAGTTGAAAGTCTAAATGTTAGTGTTGCTAGTGCTGTTTGTCTATATGAGAGTCTAAGGCAGAGGTCAATTTAA
- a CDS encoding cystathionine gamma-synthase family protein: MSENSFTTEILHSDRKLKIETNPVQFPIHATLHYAFDKVEDLIATFQGKSGYAYTRQGTPTTTALETKINTMEGGVGTVCFSSGMAAIAGVFLTLLRAGDHFISSHFIFGNTNSFFSTLERLGIEITYVDTTNMEDVEAAIKPNTKLVFCESIANPMTQVSDLSSIGDLCDSKGLIFFLDNTMLTPIIFKGRDVRASLVMHSLSKSMGGHANALGGSVTDTGLFDWSRYPNIHERYRKGDSKKWAITQIKKKFLRDMGATMSADSAHKISVGLETLELRIKKTHENALGLARYLEESPYFKNVSYPGLESHPQHDQAITLTGGSGFGFLVSAELSEELDMFTVLNSFKTIILASHLGDNRTLCIPVAHTIFHEMSLETLNNMGISPNTLRFSVGIEALLDIIKDIEQAVVARKNPSPV, from the coding sequence ATGTCTGAAAATTCATTTACTACTGAAATTCTTCACTCGGATAGAAAATTAAAAATTGAAACCAATCCCGTTCAGTTTCCTATTCATGCTACGTTGCATTACGCATTTGATAAAGTAGAAGATTTAATTGCAACTTTTCAAGGAAAATCTGGCTATGCGTACACTAGACAAGGGACTCCGACTACAACTGCATTAGAAACTAAAATCAACACTATGGAAGGTGGAGTTGGTACAGTTTGTTTTTCCTCTGGTATGGCAGCTATCGCAGGGGTGTTTCTAACTCTATTGAGGGCAGGTGATCACTTTATAAGTTCTCACTTTATCTTTGGCAATACTAATAGTTTTTTCAGTACCTTAGAACGTCTAGGTATAGAAATTACCTACGTAGATACTACGAACATGGAGGATGTCGAGGCAGCTATTAAACCAAATACAAAATTAGTGTTTTGCGAGAGCATTGCCAACCCTATGACCCAAGTTAGCGATTTAAGTAGCATAGGTGATCTGTGCGATAGCAAAGGTTTAATCTTCTTTTTGGATAATACTATGCTTACGCCAATTATTTTTAAGGGGCGTGATGTAAGGGCTTCACTTGTGATGCATTCATTATCTAAATCTATGGGTGGACATGCGAATGCACTTGGAGGTTCTGTTACGGATACAGGTCTTTTTGATTGGTCTCGTTATCCAAATATACATGAACGTTATCGAAAAGGGGATAGTAAAAAATGGGCTATTACGCAAATAAAAAAGAAATTTTTGCGCGATATGGGTGCCACAATGTCTGCGGATTCTGCTCACAAAATATCTGTTGGCCTCGAGACGCTTGAATTGAGAATTAAAAAAACGCATGAAAATGCTTTAGGATTGGCTCGCTACTTGGAAGAGAGTCCTTATTTTAAAAACGTATCCTACCCTGGTCTTGAATCACATCCACAACATGATCAAGCTATAACCTTAACAGGTGGCAGTGGTTTTGGATTCCTTGTATCAGCTGAGCTTTCAGAAGAATTAGATATGTTTACAGTTTTGAATAGCTTTAAAACTATCATTCTTGCATCTCATTTGGGTGATAATCGTACATTATGCATTCCAGTAGCTCACACTATTTTTCATGAAATGTCTCTTGAAACCCTCAATAATATGGGTATCAGCCCTAATACTTTACGTTTTTCAGTTGGAATCGAGGCATTATTAGATATAATAAAAGACATAGAGCAAGCAGTAGTGGCTCGCAAGAACCCAAGCCCAGTTTGA
- a CDS encoding SirB2 family protein, whose protein sequence is MIEHYQNIKFVHEHAAYMSISLFVIRILISYFKPEILLQNWAKYLPHLIDSVLFVCALMLVWVYGFNHLFIICKILCLGLYILLGHKALKKSKSQSEKTVYAIASIFVFVWIIGMAKYKSPLGWFLVF, encoded by the coding sequence ATGATTGAGCATTACCAAAATATAAAATTTGTTCATGAGCATGCAGCTTATATGAGTATTTCATTATTCGTAATTAGAATTTTAATTTCATACTTTAAACCAGAAATCCTGCTTCAAAACTGGGCTAAGTATTTACCACATTTAATTGATTCTGTACTATTTGTGTGTGCATTGATGCTAGTTTGGGTTTACGGCTTTAATCATTTATTTATAATTTGCAAAATTTTATGCTTAGGTTTGTACATTTTACTTGGGCATAAGGCACTCAAAAAATCCAAGTCCCAATCAGAAAAAACTGTTTATGCTATTGCTTCAATTTTCGTATTTGTATGGATTATTGGAATGGCAAAATACAAATCACCTTTGGGATGGTTTTTAGTATTTTGA
- a CDS encoding GNAT family N-acetyltransferase has protein sequence MVLKRIESNGLNIQVGDWDLLKAPAYSIRNVVFVEEQKVPVEIELDDMDEKSTHVVAFDDNERPIATARLTPEGLIGRMAVLKEYRGKGIGAVVLNLIIDAAKDVGFKKVSLAAQLQAIGFYENAGFELEKDAQVFYDANIPHKMMFKYI, from the coding sequence TTGGTCCTTAAAAGAATTGAATCGAACGGTCTAAATATTCAAGTAGGAGACTGGGATCTTTTAAAGGCTCCTGCATACTCCATACGGAATGTGGTTTTTGTAGAAGAGCAAAAGGTGCCAGTAGAAATTGAACTAGACGATATGGATGAAAAAAGCACTCACGTTGTTGCTTTTGATGACAATGAAAGACCTATAGCTACTGCTAGACTTACACCTGAAGGTCTTATAGGACGTATGGCAGTTCTAAAAGAGTATCGCGGTAAAGGTATCGGGGCCGTAGTTTTAAATTTGATTATCGATGCCGCCAAAGATGTTGGATTTAAAAAAGTTAGTCTAGCCGCCCAATTGCAAGCAATTGGATTTTATGAAAATGCAGGATTCGAACTAGAAAAAGATGCACAAGTTTTCTATGATGCTAATATCCCTCATAAGATGATGTTTAAGTACATATAA
- a CDS encoding TM2 domain-containing protein: protein MPAIFIGIILFIAAILALYRGEELLADIVNLFDYLFGGLVDFLEHYYRALYNFIADNPWKLLIAGLIAVFGTLWIVRRQSSSRYPNSNFSTRVNRKRMAIILAILIGWLGAHRFYLRQAGYGVLYLVCTIIFAPFTVIISLIDAFRFGLMSEVEFDKKYPAH, encoded by the coding sequence ATGCCAGCTATTTTTATTGGGATTATTTTATTCATAGCAGCCATTCTTGCACTTTATCGCGGGGAGGAGCTATTAGCTGATATTGTTAATCTATTTGATTATCTATTTGGTGGACTCGTAGATTTTCTAGAGCACTACTACAGAGCACTTTACAACTTTATTGCAGATAACCCATGGAAGTTATTGATAGCTGGCTTAATCGCAGTATTTGGTACATTGTGGATTGTACGAAGACAATCTAGTTCAAGATATCCTAATTCTAATTTTTCTACAAGAGTAAACCGCAAGCGTATGGCTATAATTTTAGCGATATTAATTGGATGGCTTGGAGCACATAGGTTTTATCTACGCCAAGCCGGTTATGGTGTTTTATATTTGGTATGTACTATTATCTTTGCCCCATTTACCGTAATTATAAGCCTTATAGATGCTTTCAGATTCGGTCTAATGAGTGAAGTAGAATTTGATAAAAAATACCCTGCCCATTAA
- a CDS encoding HU family DNA-binding protein, whose product MNKTELIEKIAEKTDLSKAAAGRALDATIEAIKASMKKGQPVTLVGFGTFRVNVRAARKGRNPRTKEVIQIKKAKVPKFVPGKALKEIVNGGK is encoded by the coding sequence ATGAATAAAACCGAATTAATCGAAAAAATTGCAGAAAAGACTGATCTATCTAAAGCAGCTGCTGGTCGTGCTCTTGATGCAACTATCGAAGCAATCAAAGCTTCTATGAAAAAAGGTCAACCAGTTACTTTAGTTGGTTTCGGTACTTTCCGCGTTAACGTTAGAGCAGCTCGTAAGGGTCGCAATCCTCGTACTAAAGAAGTTATTCAAATCAAAAAAGCTAAGGTGCCTAAATTTGTTCCAGGTAAGGCTCTTAAAGAAATCGTTAACGGCGGTAAGTAA
- a CDS encoding MotA/TolQ/ExbB proton channel family protein translates to MDLSLVFKQGDPVLIAVFLILILMSVITWTVIIVRALKLFVVKGKNKKALSRIWASKDMSEVEAFVRKDTSTISNVAEDGIDAMKKHTSTDGNFLGREISLDEFVGRGLRNSIKQTMRRFEGGLTALASIGATAPFIGLFGTVWGIYHALINISAEGQMSIAAVAGPIGEALVATAAGLFVAIPAVLVYNALVRSNKTLQQDLDAFAHDFYPQIISSAPKHCHPNEVVYASEVANNQEN, encoded by the coding sequence ATGGATTTATCATTGGTTTTTAAACAAGGAGACCCAGTTCTTATTGCGGTTTTCCTGATTCTTATTCTCATGAGTGTAATAACATGGACTGTTATTATCGTGAGAGCTCTAAAATTATTTGTTGTAAAAGGAAAGAACAAAAAGGCACTTTCTCGCATTTGGGCTTCTAAGGATATGAGCGAGGTTGAAGCATTTGTACGAAAAGACACTTCAACCATCTCTAATGTAGCTGAGGACGGTATAGATGCGATGAAAAAGCACACAAGTACGGATGGAAACTTCTTGGGTCGTGAGATTTCACTAGATGAATTCGTAGGTCGTGGGCTTAGAAATAGTATTAAGCAAACTATGCGCAGGTTTGAGGGTGGTCTCACAGCATTGGCTTCCATAGGTGCTACAGCTCCTTTTATTGGGCTTTTTGGTACAGTTTGGGGAATCTATCACGCACTAATAAATATCAGTGCTGAGGGTCAAATGAGCATTGCCGCAGTAGCTGGTCCAATCGGTGAGGCTTTGGTAGCAACAGCTGCAGGTCTATTTGTGGCGATACCAGCCGTTTTAGTTTATAACGCACTAGTTAGATCAAACAAAACACTGCAACAGGATTTAGATGCATTTGCTCATGATTTTTATCCACAAATAATATCTAGTGCACCAAAACATTGCCATCCTAATGAAGTGGTATATGCATCAGAAGTAGCAAATAATCAGGAGAATTGA